The following DNA comes from Lentibacillus sp. Marseille-P4043.
TTCTTACTTCGTTTTAAAACTATTTACGTATGACTGATAAAGCATTCACTATTATAAAGTACTACACTAGTTGCCTGGAACGAAAGGTGACTGACTCCTGCGGGAAAAGCACGTGTCTGAAGACCCCGCAGGAAGTGGGTTTTTTCCGAGGAGGCTGAAGCCGTGCCCGCGGAAAGCTGTCACCTTTCGTGGAAGGCAACGGTGGCATAACACTTATTACATTTATACATTTTTTTGTCTATAAAAAAGCAATAGACATTACGAAACGAAAAGGGCTTTATATAATAGCAAATAGAAACACCGTAACAATTGCACCAATAACGACCAAAAAAACATTCAAACCGATATACGCTAAAATAATTGCAACAATCCCGCCAATAATACCCACATGTGGCTCTCCGGCCTTTACAGACATAATTCCGGGGAAAATTAGCGCACCTAATGCAGCATATGGAATCGCATTTAACCACCGATTAGCCCATTCCGGAAAATGGATTTTATCGACAATATATGCTGGGACTAATCTAGGAATCATTGTTACAAGTGACATGCCGATAATAATCGCAACAATCATGATTGGTCCTCCCCCTTCAGTAAATAAATTCCACTTAAGCCGCCTAAAACTGTTCCAAACACAATTGCCCAGCCCTCACTCATAAATAGTCCAAATAATGTATTAATAAGCATCGCAATAATAGCAATTAATCCTACTTTTAGTTCCTTTTTTACAGATGGAATCAACAACCCGATAAACATAGCGTATAATGCAATTCCCATGCTTTGGCTAAGTTTTTCGGGAATTACTTCGCCGAGAATGCCACCTAAAAAAGAACCAAAAACCCATGAAAAATAAGCCGTTAAAATTAATGCTGTATAAAAAAGTGCTCCTTTTTCCTCTTTGGCTTCTTTCGTATGTAACGATGACACTGCAAACGTTTCATCTGTCAACCCTAATGATAAAGGAACTTTCCAGCTTCGTCCAATCCCCCGTAAGCGATTCATAAAGGACAAACTCATAACAAAATGACGAAAATTAAGGACAAAAGTTGCGACAATTATTTCAATTGCCCCTGCACCAACCGCAATCATATTAGCTCCCATAAACTGACTTGCACCAGCAAATACGAGCACACTCATTAACGTTAACTCAGTTAGAGACATTCCAGACTGTTTTGCTAAAACACCATAAGTAATCGCAATTGGTAAATATCCCACCATAATTGGAAACCCAACCATTACACCTCTTTTAACCATTTGTATGGAAGGTGATGCTTCATTTTTCTTAAGCGCATTCGTTGCCATGTTTCGTATCCCCTTGATTTGAAAATTTAGCCTATTATAACTGATATTTTGAATTTTAAAAAGTATTTAATCTGGAGAAATACATATTGACAGATTGTACAACAACGATGTATATTCAAAATTAATATTTCTAATTTGAATAGGATTATCCGTGAATGCGAAGTAAAATCATTCTAAGCAGCAATAGAGACTGGGTGGTGGCTGGAAACCCTGGCAGGATTGGTTTGAATTACACATTCAAGTTAAGAACGGATCTTTTTGATAGAAGAGGATGGTTTCAAATCATCAATCAGGGTGGTACCGCGGAGAAAAGCTTCGTCCCTATTTTGGGATGAAGCTTTTTTATTTTTGTTGCTATCGGCCCCGCAAAAAACACTATATAAAAATCAACGAACAACAAGGAGGAAAAATCAATGTTTCCAATCAACCCAAAGCATAATCCAAAAGTCAGCGAGTCGATTTTTTTCTTTATCGTTATCATCGGACTCATTAGTTATTTCATCATTGGATTGGGATCTGAACCACATGTACCGATTATACTCGGAATTTTCTTGCTTGTTGCCTATGGATTGGTTAATCACATTCCATTTAAAACACTTGAAGAAGGAATGATCGCTGGAGCCAAGTCTGGAATGGCTGCCATTTTTCTATTTTTATTAATTGGTGTGTTAATTAGCAGTTGGATGATGAGTGGGACCATTCCTACCCTAATCAATACAGGGTTTAGCTTCATCGGTGGGACATGGTTTTATGCTATTGTCTTTGCAATTACAGCGATTGTAGGAGTCTCACTTGGTAGCTCATTAACGACAACAGCAACGATCGGAGTCGCCTTTATTGGGATGGCAAATGCCCTTGATGCTTCAATGGCAATTACTGCAGGTGCCATTGTCTCTGGTGCATTTTTCGGTGATAAAATGTCGCCATTGTCCGACACAACCAATTTGGCATCAACCATTGTCCAGGTGGATTTATTTGATCATATTAAACATATGAGCTTAACGACGATTCCAGCATTTATAATTACATTTATTATCTTTGTATTTTTATCACCAAACGGGACGGTCCCACTTCAAAAAGTCGCAGCCTATCAAGATGCTTTGGCTGCAACTGACTTAATCCATTGGACCTCCTGGCTGCCGCTAATCGTGTTAGTTATCTGTACTATTTTTAGAACACCTGCATTCATCGCACTTGCATTAAGTAGTTCATTGGCAACATTGCTAGCAAGTTTTACAAGCCAATTATCCTGGTCAGAAATATGGACGATTTGGTTTAGTGGATATTCGGCAAATACTGATTTTCAACCGGTTAATGACTTATTGACAAGGGGCGGAATAAATAGCATGCTATTCACCGTCTCGCTCGTTATTCTGGCATTAGGTTTTGGCGGATTGCTATTTGTTACGGGAATCGTTCCATCGATTTTAAACGCATTTAAGGAAAAACTGAAGAAGGTTCGGACCGTCATTATTTCTACAGCGGCAACGGCAATAGGGGTAAATGTTTTAATTGGTGAACAATATTTATCCATTATGTTGACAGGGGAGACATATAAAGGTATTTACCATAAAGCCGGTCTTCCTAACAAGGTGTTGTCACGAACATTGGAGGATGCCGGAACCGTGATAAATCCGCTCGTTCCTTGGAGTGTTTGCGGTGTATTTATTGCAGATGTTTTGGGGGTTTCGGTATTAACCTATTTACCGTTTGCTTTCTTTTGTCTTATAAGCCCGATCATCACCATCCTTTTCGGAGGCAAGAAATTGAAACAAGCTGACTAGGCCATAACGGCCCAAGTCAGCTTGTTTCATACGATTTCCGCTAATTTACGCAACCCCTCTAACAACCGTGGGGAAGGACGGCAATATAAGGATTCCTCTAACACATGAATATTACCAGTTTGAATAGCTTTCATATTTTCCCAGCCAGGGCGTTTTGTTACTAGCTCTGGACGCATTTTTTCCTCTTTTACACCAACCCAGACCATACAAATGTGTTCTGGATCCCGCTTTTTTACGTCCTCCCAGTTGGTTTGAACACTAGCTTCATCTTCTGTATCAAAAATATTACGAGCACCAGCAAGCTTGCTGATTTCAGTCAGCCAATTGACTCTCCCAGGTGTAAACACGGGCTTTGGCCACCATTCCCAATAAAGACGAGGATTTTCCTCCCTATATTGCGCTTTCTCTTTAAAAGCTGCAATTTCATTACGAAAACTATCCGCCTTTTCATGGCCAAGTTTTGTACAGTTCAATGCTTCTCCGACCGTTTGAATATCATCTGCTATTTCTTCAAGGGAATTAGGATTTAAAATAATGTAAGGAAGCTCATATTCATCAAGTGCTTCGATATTTTTTTCCATACCTGGAACACTTAATGACGCCAACACGAGGTCAGGTTTTAATTCTGCAACCTTTTTCATATCAATTGACAGGTCAGGCCCTACTTTTGGTAACTGTTGAACTTCTACCGGCCAGTCTGAAAAGTTATCTACGCCTACTAATAGATCTGTCTTTTCTAAATAGGCAACGATTTCTGTATTACTTGGACAAATCGAAACAACTCGCATTTTAGTCCCCCTCTATTTGATTTTACATTGAGGTCTGCTCGTGGTGTTGTTCCCCTTGTTCTGTCATTTCTTTATTACGCATCTTGTTCCGTCGTAATTAATGGGCCATCTTTTGTAATCACAATGGTATGTTCATATTGAGCAGAGCGACCGCCATCGACCGTTCTTGCCGTCCAACCATTATCATCCATTTTACTATGCCAATCCCCTTCATTAATCATTGGCTCGATCGTGATAACCATTCCTTCTTTTAGGCGTACTCCTTTGTTTGGCAGACCAAAATGCGGGATGTGTGGATCTTCATGAATCGTCGGTCCAATTCCATGTCCAGTAAAATCTCGTACAACAGAAAAACCTTCTCCTTCAGCGTACGTTTGAATAGCATGCCCAATATCACCGATTCGACTTCCAACTTGTGCTTGTTCAATCCCTTTATATAGGGCTGTCTTTGTTACATCTAACAGTTTCTGTCCCACTTTATCGATGTTACCTACTGGAAACGTCCAAGCTGAGTCTGCTAATCCACCATTAAGGTTAACGACAATATCAACAGTCACAATGTCCCCTTCCACTAACTTTTCATCATTCGGAAATCCGTGGCAAATTTCATCGTTTACCGATGCACAGATTGCATATGGATAGCCTTCAAAGCCTTTTTGTTCTGGAGTTGCACCATTGTCAGCCAAAAATTTCTCGACAAATGCATCAATCTCCATCGTTGTAACACCTGGTTTAACTAATTTGGCAATTTCTTTATGACATTCAATTAATAAATCTCCTGCCTTTTGCATCATTTCGACTTCGCGTTTACTTTTTCGTGTTATCATAACTTTCTTCCTTTCGATCTATAACAAGATTATTTTTACTATATTTTTATGCACCCTAAAGTTTAACACAAATTCCCGATAAAATAATCCTAGATGAATCAATTTATATTATGCGTGTTTATTGCCTTTATGTACGAATAAAAACTGCGGGCTCAAAAAAAACAGTCCATGCTTCAAGATAATCATTTTAAAAATGCCCACATTTAATTTTCCAAGCCCAATTCTTGTTTAGCCCTTCCATGTCTTTTTTAATTACATACATTGTTAATAAAAGGGAGGTGAAGTAATTGAGTGAAAATGTTGGAGGCGGCAGTGGTTTTGCACTAATTGTCGTATTGTTCATCCTCTTGATCATTGTAGGTGCTAGTGGCTTCACTACTGGCGGCTATGGTGTTGGAGGTGGCTACGGTGGATACGGCGCTGGTTATGGCGGCGGATTCGGCGGTGGCTACGGTGGATTCGGCACAGGTTATGGTGGCGGATTCGGTGGTGGTTGGTGGTAGAACCAATCATCCATGAAAAAGTCAATCAGTAAGGAGGTGTTCGTTAATGAGCTATGGCGGAGGCTACGGTGGCGGCTTTGCGTTAATCGTTGTGTTGTTCATCCTGTTGATTATTGTTGGAGCAGGTGGATTTGTAGGAGGAGGAGTTTACTAAAATAAAAGCATTATTTTTTAACAACCCACTTCTCCATTCAAATCCAATCAAATTGCAAGATAACGTCCAGTTTTTTGATTAGTCCATTGCCCATTCACCATCACCATTGATGAAAAAACATGGCTTATCACGCGATTTCCTTATCTGATAAGCCATCGTTTTTCTTATATAATTATTCCATTACCTGAAAAATCCCTGTGTCTCTCAAAAGGCATAGGGATTTTTATTACTAAATATAATCATTGACATGATATATATTGCCGCTTTGAATATTTTCTTCATCGGTCAAAATATCAACAAGTACACCACCAACCATTTCCGTATCCTTCAATAAATTATTCCGCTTATACCCATTAAATTTATCAACTTCGGCAAAGTTCTCTGCTGACGTTAAGCGAATTTTCTCTTGCATTTGTGTATCCATAATTCCAGGACTAAATGCGATTACTTTACTATCAGTTTGTAATTCGTTCTGCTCAAGCGCTACCGTTTGTGTATACATATTTATGCTGGCTTTGGTGCTGCAGTATGCACTCCAACCGTAGACTGGTCTTTCCGCTGCACCAGATGTGATGGTTGCTCCAACAAAATGTATCCCTTGTTCGTTTGCCATTTTTAAAAATGAATTCATGATTACCATTGGTGCCAACGTATTGATTTGAATATGATACTTGAGATCAGAATTCTGAATATTTACTGATTGGTCAATTGGTTCAACGACAGCTGCATTGTTTACTAAATAGACAGTTGATGGATCATTTGCAACAATTAGGTTACCAATATTATCGATGGTTTCCTCTATTTTTTCCATGTCAGCCAAGTCACATGTATAATGGGAAAACATTACATTCTGTTGTTTTGCATACGCTGCTAATTGTTCATTTTTACTGCGGGAAATACCAATTACATTTATTCCTAATTCTATAAATAACCTAGCAACCGCTTCACCAAGTCCTCTTGACACGCCAGTAATTACTGCAAATTTCATTCTTATCCCCCCATTTGACGATACTACCACTTTATTATGAACAGAACGGCCTGACTTAGTTTTTAATCACAACGGCTTGACTCCCCATTTGCTTCCATGCCTGTTCAAAGTTTTCCCTGTTTACTTTTTGATTCTTTTGTCCGTAGGGATTGTTTATGTATATGGACTTTTCATCATATCCCGTAATAACGACACTATGTACACTGTACGTAATGTTT
Coding sequences within:
- a CDS encoding AzlD domain-containing protein — translated: MIVAIIIGMSLVTMIPRLVPAYIVDKIHFPEWANRWLNAIPYAALGALIFPGIMSVKAGEPHVGIIGGIVAIILAYIGLNVFLVVIGAIVTVFLFAII
- a CDS encoding AzlC family ABC transporter permease — its product is MATNALKKNEASPSIQMVKRGVMVGFPIMVGYLPIAITYGVLAKQSGMSLTELTLMSVLVFAGASQFMGANMIAVGAGAIEIIVATFVLNFRHFVMSLSFMNRLRGIGRSWKVPLSLGLTDETFAVSSLHTKEAKEEKGALFYTALILTAYFSWVFGSFLGGILGEVIPEKLSQSMGIALYAMFIGLLIPSVKKELKVGLIAIIAMLINTLFGLFMSEGWAIVFGTVLGGLSGIYLLKGEDQS
- the nhaC gene encoding Na+/H+ antiporter NhaC codes for the protein MFPINPKHNPKVSESIFFFIVIIGLISYFIIGLGSEPHVPIILGIFLLVAYGLVNHIPFKTLEEGMIAGAKSGMAAIFLFLLIGVLISSWMMSGTIPTLINTGFSFIGGTWFYAIVFAITAIVGVSLGSSLTTTATIGVAFIGMANALDASMAITAGAIVSGAFFGDKMSPLSDTTNLASTIVQVDLFDHIKHMSLTTIPAFIITFIIFVFLSPNGTVPLQKVAAYQDALAATDLIHWTSWLPLIVLVICTIFRTPAFIALALSSSLATLLASFTSQLSWSEIWTIWFSGYSANTDFQPVNDLLTRGGINSMLFTVSLVILALGFGGLLFVTGIVPSILNAFKEKLKKVRTVIISTAATAIGVNVLIGEQYLSIMLTGETYKGIYHKAGLPNKVLSRTLEDAGTVINPLVPWSVCGVFIADVLGVSVLTYLPFAFFCLISPIITILFGGKKLKQAD
- a CDS encoding cobalamin-binding protein, whose amino-acid sequence is MRVVSICPSNTEIVAYLEKTDLLVGVDNFSDWPVEVQQLPKVGPDLSIDMKKVAELKPDLVLASLSVPGMEKNIEALDEYELPYIILNPNSLEEIADDIQTVGEALNCTKLGHEKADSFRNEIAAFKEKAQYREENPRLYWEWWPKPVFTPGRVNWLTEISKLAGARNIFDTEDEASVQTNWEDVKKRDPEHICMVWVGVKEEKMRPELVTKRPGWENMKAIQTGNIHVLEESLYCRPSPRLLEGLRKLAEIV
- the map gene encoding type I methionyl aminopeptidase; protein product: MITRKSKREVEMMQKAGDLLIECHKEIAKLVKPGVTTMEIDAFVEKFLADNGATPEQKGFEGYPYAICASVNDEICHGFPNDEKLVEGDIVTVDIVVNLNGGLADSAWTFPVGNIDKVGQKLLDVTKTALYKGIEQAQVGSRIGDIGHAIQTYAEGEGFSVVRDFTGHGIGPTIHEDPHIPHFGLPNKGVRLKEGMVITIEPMINEGDWHSKMDDNGWTARTVDGGRSAQYEHTIVITKDGPLITTEQDA
- a CDS encoding YjcZ family sporulation protein, which codes for MSENVGGGSGFALIVVLFILLIIVGASGFTTGGYGVGGGYGGYGAGYGGGFGGGYGGFGTGYGGGFGGGWW
- a CDS encoding YjcZ family sporulation protein, whose amino-acid sequence is MSYGGGYGGGFALIVVLFILLIIVGAGGFVGGGVY
- a CDS encoding (S)-benzoin forming benzil reductase; its protein translation is MKFAVITGVSRGLGEAVARLFIELGINVIGISRSKNEQLAAYAKQQNVMFSHYTCDLADMEKIEETIDNIGNLIVANDPSTVYLVNNAAVVEPIDQSVNIQNSDLKYHIQINTLAPMVIMNSFLKMANEQGIHFVGATITSGAAERPVYGWSAYCSTKASINMYTQTVALEQNELQTDSKVIAFSPGIMDTQMQEKIRLTSAENFAEVDKFNGYKRNNLLKDTEMVGGVLVDILTDEENIQSGNIYHVNDYI